In Streptomyces sp. NBC_01426, one genomic interval encodes:
- a CDS encoding phytoene desaturase family protein — protein MPDAVVIGAGPNGLVAANLLVDAGWSVEVLEAQPEPGGAVRSDRGVHPDYVSDLFSAFYPLAAASPVLARLDLAAEGLRWSHAPRVLAHPLPDGRCAVLERRAEETAAGLEAFAPSDGAAWQDMYEVWSRIRPDLIRALFTPFPPVRAGLRLAARLRAAGGLQLARNLALPVRRLGEETFAGEGGRLLLAGNALHADLAPEAAGSGGFGWLMSMLGQSHGFPVPVGGAGSLTAALVSRLRRGGGVLRCGERVTSVVVRGGTAVGVRTAGGETIAARRAVLADTSAPALYRDLVGEEHLPGRLLRDLERFQWDFSTFKVDWALTGPVPWTAPGAAGAGTVHLSDGVDGLTRFAAQLAMGQVPDEPFALLGQMTTADPGRSPAGTESAWAYTHLPQRITSDAGPDRITGRWDTREQEAMADRVEAQVERFAPGFRALVRARRILAPTTLQAMDENLHNGAINNGTTALHQQAIFRPTPGTGRPETPVKGLYLASAAAHPGGGVHGAPGANAARAALRPRGARTLLHRAQRV, from the coding sequence GTGCCTGACGCGGTGGTGATCGGCGCGGGCCCCAACGGGCTCGTGGCCGCGAACCTCCTGGTCGACGCCGGCTGGAGCGTGGAGGTCCTGGAGGCCCAGCCGGAACCGGGCGGGGCGGTCCGCAGCGACCGCGGTGTCCACCCCGACTACGTCTCGGACCTGTTCAGCGCCTTCTACCCGCTCGCCGCGGCCTCCCCGGTGCTCGCGCGCCTCGACCTCGCCGCGGAGGGACTGCGCTGGAGCCACGCCCCGCGCGTACTGGCCCACCCGCTGCCGGACGGCAGGTGCGCGGTCCTCGAACGCCGGGCGGAGGAGACCGCCGCCGGCCTGGAGGCGTTCGCGCCGTCCGACGGCGCCGCCTGGCAGGACATGTACGAGGTGTGGAGCCGGATCCGGCCCGATCTGATCCGGGCCCTGTTCACGCCCTTCCCGCCGGTCCGCGCCGGGCTTCGCCTCGCGGCCCGACTCCGCGCCGCCGGCGGTCTGCAACTGGCCCGGAACCTGGCGCTGCCCGTGCGCCGCCTGGGCGAGGAGACGTTCGCGGGGGAGGGCGGCAGACTCCTGCTGGCCGGCAACGCCCTGCACGCCGACCTGGCCCCCGAGGCGGCGGGCAGCGGCGGCTTCGGCTGGCTGATGTCGATGCTCGGACAGAGCCACGGCTTCCCCGTTCCCGTCGGGGGCGCAGGCTCCCTGACCGCGGCGCTCGTGAGCCGACTGCGTCGCGGCGGGGGCGTGCTGCGCTGCGGCGAGCGCGTCACCTCCGTCGTCGTCCGAGGGGGCACGGCGGTCGGGGTGAGGACCGCGGGCGGGGAGACGATCGCCGCGCGCCGGGCCGTACTCGCCGACACGTCGGCGCCGGCCCTGTACCGGGACCTCGTCGGCGAGGAACACCTCCCCGGCCGCCTCCTGCGGGACCTGGAACGGTTCCAGTGGGACTTCTCGACCTTCAAGGTCGACTGGGCGCTGACGGGGCCCGTGCCGTGGACGGCGCCGGGAGCGGCCGGCGCGGGCACGGTCCACCTGTCCGACGGCGTGGACGGGCTGACCCGCTTCGCCGCGCAGCTCGCCATGGGGCAGGTACCCGACGAGCCCTTCGCCCTCCTCGGCCAGATGACCACCGCGGACCCCGGCCGCTCGCCCGCCGGCACGGAATCGGCCTGGGCCTACACCCACCTCCCGCAACGCATCACGTCCGACGCCGGCCCCGACCGCATCACCGGCCGCTGGGACACCCGCGAACAGGAAGCCATGGCCGACCGCGTCGAAGCACAGGTGGAACGGTTCGCGCCCGGCTTCCGCGCACTCGTCCGCGCCCGCCGGATCCTGGCCCCCACCACCCTCCAGGCCATGGACGAGAACCTCCACAACGGCGCCATCAACAACGGCACCACGGCCCTCCACCAGCAGGCGATCTTCCGGCCGACCCCCGGCACCGGCCGGCCGGAGACCCCCGTCAAGGGCCTCTACCTGGCCTCCGCGGCCGCCCACCCCGGAGGCGGCGTCCACGGCGCACCGGGCGCGAACGCCGCCCGGGCCGCCCTGCGCCCCCGCGGCGCGCGAACCCTCCTCCACCGCGCCCAGCGCGTCTGA
- a CDS encoding SRPBCC family protein — translation MAVRNQLVHRPPHAVWAVLADPNRFEDWVVGPSDSRPLDRTWPDVGSRLCYTVRLGPWSSEGVTTVRYVEPGRELELEASFKSLGTARIFLQLRPWGEETLVICDEHPLRGLGGTLHNPAIEALIQLRHRGMLARLARLVEQDPVAGQDPAGEREPAREQGRPRPRGA, via the coding sequence ATGGCCGTCCGCAATCAGCTGGTCCATCGCCCGCCCCACGCCGTGTGGGCGGTACTCGCCGACCCGAACCGCTTCGAGGACTGGGTGGTGGGCCCCTCCGATTCCCGGCCCCTCGACCGGACCTGGCCCGACGTCGGCTCCCGACTGTGCTACACCGTCCGGCTCGGCCCCTGGTCGAGCGAAGGCGTCACCACGGTCAGGTACGTCGAGCCCGGCAGGGAACTGGAACTGGAAGCCTCGTTCAAGTCCCTCGGCACGGCCAGGATCTTCCTGCAACTCAGGCCGTGGGGCGAGGAGACCCTCGTCATCTGCGACGAGCATCCCTTGCGCGGCCTGGGCGGAACCCTGCACAACCCCGCCATCGAAGCCCTGATCCAACTCCGCCACCGAGGGATGCTGGCCCGTCTGGCCAGGCTCGTGGAACAGGATCCGGTCGCGGGACAGGACCCCGCCGGGGAACGGGAACCCGCCCGGGAACAGGGCCGGCCGAGGCCCCGCGGTGCCTGA